From the genome of Mustela lutreola isolate mMusLut2 chromosome 16, mMusLut2.pri, whole genome shotgun sequence, one region includes:
- the KPTN gene encoding KICSTOR complex protein kaptin isoform X1, translating to MGEAAVAAGPCPLREDSFTRFSSQSNVYGLAGGAGGRGELLTATLKGKVLGFRYQDLRQKIRPVAKELQFNYIPVDAEIVSIDTFNKSPPKRGLVVGITFIKDSGDKGSPFLNIYCDYEPGSEYNLDSIAQSCLNLELQFTPFQLCHAEVQVGNQLETVFLLSGNDPAIHLYKENEGLHQFEEQPVENLFPELTNLTSSVLWLDVHNLPGTSRRLSALGCQSGYVRVAHVDQQSQEVLQTWTILQDGPISRVIVFSLSAPRETKDPTEREEYSVLVASMLEPAVVYRDLLSRGLEDQLLLPGSDQFDSVLCGLVTDVDLDGRPEVLVATYGQELLCYKYFGSECGLPQAEHGFRLLWQRGFSSPLLAMAHVDLTGDGLQELAVVSLKGVHILQHSLVQASELVLTRLRHEVQQKRHQSQRPGDRAGPGPTETSAS from the exons ATGGGGGAGGCGGCCGTGGCCGCAGGGCCGTGCCCGCTGCGCGAGGATAGCTTCACGCGTTTCTCGTCGCAGAGCAATGTGTACGGGCTGGCGGGCGGTGCGGGCGGGCGCGGGGAGCTGCTGACCGCTACCCTTAAAGGCAAGGTACTGGGCTTCCGCTACCAAGACCTCCGACAGAAAATCCGGCccgtggccaaggagctgcagttcAACTACATTCCCG TGGATGCAGAGATTGTCTCCATTGACACCTTCAACAAGTCACCCCCAAAGCGGGGCCTGGTGGTGGGAATCACGTTCATCAAG GATTCAGGGGACAAGGGCAGCCCCTTCCTTAACATTTACTGCGACTACGAGCCTGGCTCTGAGTACAACCTTGACTCCATTGCAC AGAGCTGCCTGAACCTGGAGCTCCAGTTCACTCCTTTCCAGCTGTGCCATGCAGA GGTCCAGGTCGGGAATCAGCTCGAGACAGTGTTTCTCCTGAGTGGGAATGACCCAGCCATTCATCTGTACAAggag AACGAGGGGCTGCATCAGTTTGAAGAACAGCCCGTGGAAAACCTCTTCCCAGAGCTCACGAACCTGACCAGTAG CGTCCTCTGGCTTGACGTCCACAACCTCCCTGGCACATCCCGGCGACTCTCCGCCCTTGGCTGTCAGAGCGGTTATGTCCGAGTTGCCCACGTGGACCAGCAAAGCCAAG agGTCCTGCAGACATGGACGATCCTGCAGGACGGCCCCATCTCCCGGGTCATCGTGTTCAGCCTCTCGGCCCCCAGGG AGACCAAGGACCCCACAGAGCGGGAAGAGTACAGCGTGCTCGTGGCCAGCATGTTGGAGCCGGCAGTGGTATATAG GGACCTGCTGAGCCGGGGCCTCGAGGACCAGCTTCTCCTGCCCGGCAGTGACCAGTTTGACAGCGTCCTCTGTGGCTTGGTCACCGACGTGGATCTGGACGGGAGGCCTGAAGTCCTGGTGGCCACCTACGGGCAG GAGCTGCTCTGTTACAAGTACTTCGGCTCGGAGTGCGGGCTGCCCCAGGCCGAGCACGGATTTCGCCTGCTGTGGCAACGGGGCTTCTCCAGCCCGCTGCTGGCCATGGCGCACGTGGACCTGACTGGGGATGGGCTGCAGGAGCTCGCCGTGGTCTCCCTGAAGGGCGTGCACATCCTGCAG CACAGCCTGGTCCAGGCATCAGAACTGGTTCTGACCCGGCTTCGGCATGAAGTGCAGCAGAAGAGACATCAGTCGCAGAGGCCTGGGGACAGGGCGGGTCCGGGGCCCACTGAGACCTCGGCCTCCTGA
- the KPTN gene encoding KICSTOR complex protein kaptin isoform X2, with amino-acid sequence MQRLSPLTPSTSHPQSGAWWWESRSSSFLLQDSGDKGSPFLNIYCDYEPGSEYNLDSIAQSCLNLELQFTPFQLCHAEVQVGNQLETVFLLSGNDPAIHLYKENEGLHQFEEQPVENLFPELTNLTSSVLWLDVHNLPGTSRRLSALGCQSGYVRVAHVDQQSQEVLQTWTILQDGPISRVIVFSLSAPRETKDPTEREEYSVLVASMLEPAVVYRDLLSRGLEDQLLLPGSDQFDSVLCGLVTDVDLDGRPEVLVATYGQELLCYKYFGSECGLPQAEHGFRLLWQRGFSSPLLAMAHVDLTGDGLQELAVVSLKGVHILQHSLVQASELVLTRLRHEVQQKRHQSQRPGDRAGPGPTETSAS; translated from the exons ATGCAGAGATTGTCTCCATTGACACCTTCAACAAGTCACCCCCAAAGCGGGGCCTGGTGGTGGGAATCACGTTCATCAAG TTTCCTACTTCAGGATTCAGGGGACAAGGGCAGCCCCTTCCTTAACATTTACTGCGACTACGAGCCTGGCTCTGAGTACAACCTTGACTCCATTGCAC AGAGCTGCCTGAACCTGGAGCTCCAGTTCACTCCTTTCCAGCTGTGCCATGCAGA GGTCCAGGTCGGGAATCAGCTCGAGACAGTGTTTCTCCTGAGTGGGAATGACCCAGCCATTCATCTGTACAAggag AACGAGGGGCTGCATCAGTTTGAAGAACAGCCCGTGGAAAACCTCTTCCCAGAGCTCACGAACCTGACCAGTAG CGTCCTCTGGCTTGACGTCCACAACCTCCCTGGCACATCCCGGCGACTCTCCGCCCTTGGCTGTCAGAGCGGTTATGTCCGAGTTGCCCACGTGGACCAGCAAAGCCAAG agGTCCTGCAGACATGGACGATCCTGCAGGACGGCCCCATCTCCCGGGTCATCGTGTTCAGCCTCTCGGCCCCCAGGG AGACCAAGGACCCCACAGAGCGGGAAGAGTACAGCGTGCTCGTGGCCAGCATGTTGGAGCCGGCAGTGGTATATAG GGACCTGCTGAGCCGGGGCCTCGAGGACCAGCTTCTCCTGCCCGGCAGTGACCAGTTTGACAGCGTCCTCTGTGGCTTGGTCACCGACGTGGATCTGGACGGGAGGCCTGAAGTCCTGGTGGCCACCTACGGGCAG GAGCTGCTCTGTTACAAGTACTTCGGCTCGGAGTGCGGGCTGCCCCAGGCCGAGCACGGATTTCGCCTGCTGTGGCAACGGGGCTTCTCCAGCCCGCTGCTGGCCATGGCGCACGTGGACCTGACTGGGGATGGGCTGCAGGAGCTCGCCGTGGTCTCCCTGAAGGGCGTGCACATCCTGCAG CACAGCCTGGTCCAGGCATCAGAACTGGTTCTGACCCGGCTTCGGCATGAAGTGCAGCAGAAGAGACATCAGTCGCAGAGGCCTGGGGACAGGGCGGGTCCGGGGCCCACTGAGACCTCGGCCTCCTGA